Proteins co-encoded in one Oscillospiraceae bacterium genomic window:
- the sigG gene encoding RNA polymerase sporulation sigma factor SigG, whose translation MLHKVEICGVNTSSLPVLKREEKQKLMLRIKEGDKLAREEFVNGNLRLVLSVIQRFSQRGEYMDDLFQIGCIGLIKAIDNFDLSQNVQFSTYAVPMIIGEVRRYLRDNNSIRVSRSLKDIAYRALNVKEQLINKNQKEPTIDEIAKEMEMKKEEVVFALESIVEPMSLFEPVYNDSGDAVFVMDQVKDEKNSDTNWIEEIALNEAMSRLSEREKKVLDLRFFQGRTQMEVAEEIDISQAQVSRIEKSAIDHMRKYI comes from the coding sequence ATGCTTCATAAAGTTGAAATCTGCGGAGTAAATACATCTTCACTTCCCGTTTTAAAAAGGGAGGAAAAGCAAAAGTTGATGTTAAGAATTAAAGAGGGAGATAAATTAGCAAGAGAAGAGTTCGTTAATGGCAATTTAAGGCTTGTTTTAAGTGTAATTCAAAGGTTTTCACAAAGAGGCGAATATATGGACGATTTGTTCCAGATAGGTTGTATAGGTCTTATAAAAGCCATTGACAATTTTGATTTAAGCCAGAATGTTCAGTTTTCTACTTATGCAGTTCCAATGATAATAGGAGAGGTAAGGCGATATTTAAGGGATAATAATTCTATAAGAGTAAGCAGAAGTCTTAAGGATATAGCATACAGAGCCCTGAATGTTAAAGAACAACTTATAAATAAAAATCAAAAGGAGCCAACAATTGATGAGATTGCAAAAGAAATGGAAATGAAAAAAGAGGAAGTTGTTTTTGCATTAGAATCAATTGTTGAGCCTATGAGTTTATTTGAGCCTGTTTATAACGATAGCGGAGATGCAGTTTTTGTAATGGATCAGGTAAAAGACGAAAAGAATTCTGACACTAACTGGATAGAAGAAATTGCACTTAATGAGGCAATGTCAAGGCTTTCGGAAAGAGAAAAGAAAGTTCTTGATTTAAGATTTTTTCAGGGAAGAACGCAGATGGAGGTCGCAGAAGAAATAGATATTTCTCAGGCACAGGTTTCTCGAATTGAAAAGAGTGCTATAGACCATATGAGAAAATATATTTGA
- a CDS encoding XTP/dITP diphosphatase: MKFVIATGNPGKVKDFNLILSMMGHEAVSLKEMGIECDVEETGTTFKENSYIKAKAIYDMVKLPTIADDSGLCVDALDGAPGVYSARYGGEGLDDRDRCIKLLEEMKDVTNRKAWFKSAICCILDDDTVIEVEGECEGTLLYEITGENGFGYDPLFFVEKFQKTFGEVSKEEKNEISHRRKAMDKLKEELKKVL, encoded by the coding sequence ATGAAATTCGTAATAGCAACAGGTAATCCGGGCAAAGTTAAAGATTTTAACCTTATTCTTTCTATGATGGGGCATGAAGCCGTTTCTTTAAAAGAAATGGGGATTGAGTGCGATGTGGAAGAAACAGGTACTACATTTAAAGAAAACTCATATATAAAAGCAAAGGCAATTTACGATATGGTAAAATTACCTACAATTGCAGATGATTCGGGACTTTGCGTTGATGCACTGGACGGTGCTCCCGGAGTTTATTCTGCACGTTACGGCGGAGAAGGACTTGATGACCGTGACAGATGCATAAAACTTTTAGAGGAAATGAAAGATGTTACAAACAGAAAAGCATGGTTTAAAAGTGCAATATGTTGTATATTAGATGATGATACAGTGATTGAAGTTGAGGGAGAATGTGAAGGTACATTGCTTTATGAAATAACAGGGGAAAACGGATTTGGATATGATCCTTTGTTCTTTGTTGAAAAGTTCCAGAAAACATTCGGAGAGGTATCAAAAGAAGAAAAGAATGAAATCAGTCACCGAAGAAAAGCAATGGATAAATTAAAAGAAGAATTAAAAAAGGTGCTTTAG
- a CDS encoding AraC family transcriptional regulator gives MEIIGFEKLYDMEYTCEIERTKCLWGYIDNKNILKHSRLDNGLMYYLDISGTHYLKDGTAIEIKRGDILYIPKNLKYDTVFIPHSKCYKNGINSYLIDFLIFDSLGNEFILSDSIIKLPVDNRKYHEFFDKINTLSLFENKPTMKIKGLFYSMLSDISNDMRNIGHSPEIFDEIYSSLMYIEENYNKNLSIPDIAYSYNLSESTFRRYFKRTTGLSPVDYIKKIRMERAEALLSSNIYSVKDVAELVGIPDPAYFSKVYKEYYGISPVTLLRKEK, from the coding sequence TTGGAAATAATAGGTTTTGAAAAATTATATGATATGGAATACACCTGTGAAATCGAGAGAACAAAATGTTTATGGGGATATATAGATAATAAAAACATCTTAAAACACAGCAGGTTAGATAATGGTCTTATGTATTATCTTGATATTTCGGGGACTCACTATCTTAAAGATGGAACGGCTATCGAAATAAAAAGAGGAGATATTTTATATATTCCTAAAAATTTAAAATATGATACTGTATTTATTCCACACAGTAAATGTTACAAAAACGGAATAAACTCATACCTTATAGATTTCTTGATTTTTGATTCTTTGGGAAATGAGTTTATTCTTAGTGACAGTATAATAAAACTTCCTGTTGACAATAGAAAATATCACGAATTTTTTGATAAGATTAACACTCTTTCCCTATTTGAAAATAAACCTACTATGAAAATAAAGGGATTGTTTTATTCAATGTTGTCAGATATAAGCAACGACATGAGAAACATTGGACACAGTCCTGAAATTTTTGACGAAATTTACAGTTCGCTTATGTATATTGAAGAAAATTACAATAAGAATTTATCTATCCCTGATATTGCATATTCTTATAATTTAAGCGAATCAACTTTCAGAAGATACTTTAAAAGAACAACAGGCCTGTCCCCTGTTGATTACATTAAAAAAATCAGAATGGAACGTGCTGAGGCACTGCTTTCAAGCAATATTTACAGTGTAAAAGATGTTGCAGAACTTGTCGGCATTCCTGATCCTGCATATTTTTCAAAAGTTTATAAAGAATATTATGGTATTTCACCTGTTACTTTGCTTAGGAAAGAAAAATAA
- a CDS encoding deoxyguanosinetriphosphate triphosphohydrolase, which produces MNIRELIEEREYEFLSCYAKKSRESKGRKVFETPCDIRTDFQRDADRITHSKAFRRLMHKTQVFLAPTKDHYRTRLTHTLEVSQIARAISRGLCLNETLTEAIALGHDLGHTPFGHIGEEVLDSICENGFAHNEQSLRVVDYLEKENGLNLTFEVRDGILNHTGKGIPQTNEGKVVRLADRIAYINHDIDDAIRAGILSKDDIPKKYSEILGNKHSKRINTMILDIIENSKDGEIKMSDPVFTSTNGLREFMFEKVYMSQSVRKEEVKSKDLVKFLYNYFYKNKDMLPDEYLRRLEEDGLSRVVCDYIACMTDRYAINLFEEFFVPKQMF; this is translated from the coding sequence ATGAATATAAGAGAACTGATTGAAGAAAGAGAGTATGAATTTTTATCTTGTTATGCTAAAAAATCAAGAGAATCGAAAGGGAGAAAGGTTTTTGAAACTCCTTGTGATATAAGAACCGACTTTCAAAGAGATGCTGACAGGATAACTCATTCAAAAGCATTTCGCCGTCTTATGCACAAAACTCAGGTATTCTTAGCGCCTACCAAAGACCACTACAGAACAAGGCTTACTCATACTTTGGAGGTTTCTCAGATTGCCCGTGCGATTTCAAGAGGTCTTTGCCTTAATGAAACACTTACCGAAGCTATAGCTTTAGGGCATGATTTAGGTCATACACCTTTTGGGCATATAGGTGAAGAAGTGCTTGACTCAATATGTGAAAATGGTTTTGCTCATAACGAGCAGAGCCTTAGAGTTGTGGATTATCTTGAAAAAGAGAACGGTCTTAATCTTACTTTTGAAGTAAGAGATGGAATTTTAAATCATACAGGTAAGGGTATCCCCCAAACCAACGAGGGTAAAGTCGTTCGCTTGGCAGACAGGATTGCTTATATAAACCATGATATTGACGATGCTATCCGTGCAGGCATCCTTTCTAAAGATGATATTCCCAAAAAATACAGTGAAATTTTAGGCAATAAACACTCAAAAAGAATAAATACAATGATTTTAGATATAATAGAAAATTCCAAAGACGGAGAAATAAAAATGAGTGATCCTGTTTTTACTTCCACAAACGGACTCAGAGAGTTTATGTTTGAAAAGGTTTATATGTCGCAAAGTGTACGAAAAGAAGAGGTAAAGTCAAAAGATTTAGTAAAATTCTTATATAATTATTTTTATAAAAATAAAGATATGCTTCCCGATGAATATTTAAGAAGACTTGAGGAAGACGGACTTTCGAGAGTTGTATGCGATTATATTGCATGTATGACTGACAGGTATGCAATAAATCTGTTTGAGGAATTTTTTGTTCCAAAACAAATGTTTTAG
- a CDS encoding DNA primase: MALYFDDMLLEEIRQRNDIVDLISMYTDLKQSGNRFLGLCPFHKEKTPSFFVNKEDQLYYCFGCHEGGNIINFVEKVNNLDFIEAVKFLAERGGVNLPEENGEVSKEHQLKKDIYEINKASAIYFHNNLMNDKNALKYLTDRGLDIKTIKNFGLGYSKSTYTDLYEHLKLKGFSEWAMLKAGVISKKENGVYDFFRGRIVFPVIDLRGNVLAFSGRVMDDSLPKYLNTGETEAFKKRQNLFGLNLAKNSKKDYIILAEGQMDVIALHKYGFNNAVASLGTAFCEEHAKLIKRYAKKVVICYDNDTAGQNATNKAADYLISEGIFVNVAILKGGKDPDEILKKSGEEYFSNIIKNAPTYMEYLLNKEILNHDLNTMEGKISYARSATNHLTKVIDPLERELYIKRISRELDISEELIYGELKKISSFTKRNEEKKQEIKENIKRQKETSVDKINNNLDVCEGELINILINNITWFKRLRNHLGDNYFSFEIYNKIFSTLSSLMEERGGYDINMIVDRLSEKEKGKIIRFKMKELNYEVNEKNISELLKRIEYLKNQQNVANADSVEDLNAQLMKLRNKESMNNK, translated from the coding sequence ATGGCTTTATATTTTGATGATATGCTTTTAGAAGAGATCAGACAAAGAAATGATATTGTAGATTTAATTTCAATGTATACCGACCTTAAGCAAAGCGGAAACAGATTCCTGGGGTTATGTCCTTTCCATAAGGAAAAGACCCCGTCTTTTTTTGTTAATAAAGAGGATCAGCTTTATTATTGTTTTGGCTGTCACGAGGGCGGAAATATCATAAATTTTGTTGAAAAAGTGAATAATCTTGATTTTATTGAGGCCGTTAAATTTCTTGCCGAAAGAGGCGGAGTTAATCTTCCTGAAGAAAACGGCGAAGTTTCAAAAGAACATCAACTTAAAAAAGATATTTATGAGATAAATAAGGCTTCTGCCATTTATTTTCATAATAACCTTATGAATGATAAGAATGCTCTTAAGTATCTTACTGACAGAGGGCTTGATATAAAAACGATAAAAAATTTTGGCTTGGGGTATTCTAAAAGTACATATACTGACCTTTACGAACATTTAAAACTCAAAGGATTTTCCGAGTGGGCAATGTTAAAAGCAGGAGTTATTTCTAAAAAGGAAAATGGAGTTTATGATTTTTTCAGAGGAAGAATAGTATTTCCTGTTATAGATTTGAGAGGAAATGTACTTGCTTTCAGCGGACGTGTTATGGATGACAGTTTGCCCAAATACCTTAACACAGGCGAAACTGAAGCCTTTAAGAAAAGGCAGAACTTATTCGGACTTAATCTTGCTAAAAACTCAAAGAAAGATTATATTATACTTGCAGAAGGTCAGATGGATGTTATTGCACTCCATAAATATGGCTTTAACAATGCTGTAGCCTCGCTCGGTACAGCGTTTTGTGAGGAACATGCAAAACTTATAAAAAGATACGCAAAAAAAGTAGTGATTTGTTATGATAATGATACAGCAGGGCAAAACGCAACAAATAAAGCAGCAGATTATTTAATTTCGGAAGGTATATTTGTAAATGTTGCAATACTGAAAGGCGGAAAAGACCCTGATGAAATTTTAAAAAAATCAGGGGAAGAGTATTTTTCAAATATTATAAAAAATGCACCTACATATATGGAATATCTTTTAAACAAAGAGATTCTGAACCACGATTTAAACACAATGGAAGGAAAAATTTCCTATGCACGAAGCGCAACCAATCACTTAACCAAAGTTATTGACCCGCTGGAGCGTGAACTATATATTAAAAGAATTTCAAGAGAACTTGATATAAGTGAGGAACTGATTTACGGAGAACTTAAAAAAATCAGCAGTTTCACAAAAAGAAATGAAGAAAAAAAGCAGGAAATTAAAGAAAATATAAAAAGGCAAAAGGAAACATCTGTAGATAAAATAAATAATAATCTTGATGTTTGCGAAGGGGAACTTATAAATATTCTTATAAATAATATAACGTGGTTTAAACGACTTAGAAATCATCTTGGTGATAATTATTTCTCTTTTGAAATTTATAACAAAATTTTTTCCACGTTATCCTCTCTTATGGAAGAAAGAGGCGGATACGATATTAATATGATTGTGGACAGGCTTTCGGAAAAAGAAAAGGGAAAAATTATAAGATTTAAAATGAAAGAGTTAAACTACGAGGTAAATGAAAAAAATATCTCTGAACTTTTGAAACGAATAGAGTATCTTAAAAATCAGCAAAATGTTGCAAATGCAGACTCTGTGGAAGACTTGAATGCACAACTTATGAAACTTAGAAATAAGGAATCTATGAATAATAAATAA
- a CDS encoding acyltransferase, producing MNTITKEYTTLPEKNTGRVVYLDILKTIAIIGVLLIHITSRGFSNFEYLSFDYLVSSFVNSTVRFSVPIFIMVSGTLFLNEKKEISVKKMYSKYILRIVLTLIFFACAYEIFDIMAGYFSKGVFEEAQIRKGIENLLTLNTHFHLYYLYIIVIIYMLVPLLKVFLKSATRRNFEYLLGFLYLFAILLPFLKSILPFDVIGKGMTGQYMINLTYGMLFYFLLGHYFNKYTLTKKTQNIIIVMAITAAVVTFLTTTFETKIHGQFTGRYIEAMTVNVSLMAAGLFIFIKRISHYVRNDKIFSLVSNASFTIYLVHDFYNIILDKLGLNLNAVSTLLSIPLLLLLVSGLSFITYLILRKIPFLNKLL from the coding sequence ATGAATACGATTACAAAGGAATATACAACTTTGCCCGAAAAAAATACGGGCAGAGTTGTATATCTTGATATTTTAAAAACTATAGCCATAATAGGCGTTCTTTTAATACATATTACATCGCGAGGTTTTTCAAACTTTGAATATTTAAGTTTTGATTATCTTGTATCTTCATTTGTGAATTCAACTGTGCGTTTTAGTGTGCCGATATTTATAATGGTAAGTGGAACGCTCTTTTTAAACGAAAAAAAGGAAATCTCCGTAAAAAAGATGTATTCAAAATATATCTTGAGGATTGTACTTACTCTTATATTTTTTGCGTGTGCTTACGAGATTTTTGATATTATGGCAGGCTATTTTTCAAAAGGAGTTTTTGAAGAAGCACAAATCAGAAAAGGGATAGAAAATCTTCTTACCTTAAACACTCATTTCCATTTGTATTATCTTTATATAATAGTTATTATATATATGTTGGTACCTCTTTTGAAAGTGTTTTTAAAATCGGCAACAAGAAGAAATTTTGAGTATCTTTTAGGATTTTTATATTTATTTGCAATACTGTTACCATTTTTAAAGTCAATATTGCCATTTGATGTTATAGGAAAGGGTATGACGGGGCAGTATATGATAAATCTTACTTATGGAATGCTTTTTTATTTTCTTTTAGGACATTATTTTAATAAATATACTTTAACCAAAAAGACGCAAAATATAATAATTGTAATGGCGATTACAGCGGCAGTTGTGACATTTTTAACGACAACTTTCGAAACGAAAATTCACGGTCAGTTTACGGGAAGATATATAGAGGCGATGACTGTAAATGTAAGTCTTATGGCTGCAGGACTTTTTATATTTATAAAAAGAATTTCACATTATGTAAGGAATGATAAAATTTTTTCTTTAGTTTCCAATGCAAGTTTTACGATATACCTTGTGCATGATTTTTATAATATAATTTTAGATAAACTTGGTCTTAATCTTAACGCAGTTTCGACTCTTCTTTCAATACCATTATTACTTTTATTGGTGTCTGGCTTATCTTTTATAACTTATCTTATTTTAAGAAAAATACCTTTTTTAAATAAACTTTTGTAA
- the ugpC gene encoding sn-glycerol-3-phosphate ABC transporter ATP-binding protein UgpC — translation MASLSLRNVTKKYTDGVTAVSNFNLEIEDREFIILVGPSGCGKSTTLRMIAGLEEISDGEVYIGDKLVNTVAPKDRDIAMVFQSYALYPHMTVFDNMAFSLKLKKLPKAEIKAKVAEAAKILDIEHLLQRKPKALSGGQRQRVALGRAIVRNPKVFLMDEPLSNLDAKLRVQMRTEISKLHQKLDTTFIYVTHDQTEAMTMGTRIVVMKDGIVQQVDTPQNLYDTPNNLFVAGFIGSPQMNFIDSKLEKKDDGYYVVFGSNSVKIPEGKVVEGLDEYIGKEIVLGIRPENLHDEDAFINMSPDSCIDMLVEVAEFMGSERFLYLDYEGNKFTARVNPRSTAQPQQVIKVALDLNKIHLFDKETEKAILN, via the coding sequence ATGGCTAGTTTATCACTAAGAAACGTTACAAAAAAATACACTGATGGTGTTACAGCTGTTTCTAATTTTAATCTTGAAATTGAAGATAGAGAATTTATAATTCTTGTTGGTCCATCAGGATGCGGTAAATCAACAACTCTAAGAATGATTGCAGGCTTAGAAGAAATTTCTGACGGGGAAGTATACATAGGCGACAAACTTGTTAACACTGTTGCCCCTAAAGACAGAGATATAGCGATGGTTTTCCAGAGTTATGCTCTTTATCCTCATATGACTGTTTTTGACAATATGGCATTCAGCTTAAAATTAAAGAAACTTCCAAAAGCAGAAATCAAAGCAAAAGTTGCTGAAGCAGCTAAAATTCTTGATATTGAACACTTATTACAAAGAAAACCTAAAGCATTATCAGGCGGTCAGAGACAGAGAGTTGCATTAGGTCGTGCTATCGTTCGTAACCCTAAAGTATTCCTTATGGACGAACCTCTATCAAACCTTGATGCTAAATTAAGAGTTCAGATGAGAACTGAAATTTCTAAACTTCATCAGAAACTTGATACAACATTTATCTACGTTACTCATGACCAGACTGAAGCGATGACAATGGGTACAAGAATTGTTGTTATGAAAGATGGTATTGTTCAACAGGTTGATACTCCTCAAAATCTTTATGATACACCAAACAATCTGTTTGTTGCAGGATTTATCGGAAGCCCTCAAATGAACTTTATCGATTCTAAATTAGAAAAGAAAGACGATGGCTACTATGTAGTATTCGGTTCTAACTCAGTTAAAATTCCTGAAGGTAAAGTTGTTGAAGGTCTTGATGAATATATCGGCAAAGAAATCGTTTTAGGTATCAGACCTGAAAATCTTCACGATGAAGATGCATTTATCAATATGTCACCTGACAGTTGTATTGATATGTTAGTTGAAGTTGCTGAATTTATGGGTTCTGAAAGATTCTTATATCTTGACTATGAAGGTAATAAATTTACTGCAAGAGTTAACCCAAGAAGTACAGCTCAACCTCAACAGGTTATCAAAGTTGCTCTTGATCTTAACAAAATTCACTTATTTGATAAAGAAACTGAAAAAGCAATTCTTAACTAA
- the rpoD gene encoding RNA polymerase sigma factor RpoD has translation MSEVVSKRTAIKELLELAKTNNKITLGELNDRLSEIDLNVEDIEKIYEKLEKMGVEIVNDPESDNPEDMDFKEQDVEEIILQDGVGIDDHVRMYLKEIGKVPLLSMEEEIMYAQRMAEGDETAKQMLAEANLRLVVSIAKRYVGRGMLFLDLIQEGNLGLIKAVEKFDFTKGFKFSTYATWWIRQAITRAIADQARTIRIPVHMVETINKLLRVSRQLLQELGRDPTPEELSKELNMSVEKVREIQKISQDPVSLETPIGEEEDSHLGDFIQDSDAQSPADAAAYTLLKEQFQEVLGTLTPREARVLKLRFGLEDGQMRTLEEVGKEFNVTRERIRQIEAKALRKLRHPSRSKKLKDFLN, from the coding sequence ATGTCTGAGGTAGTGAGTAAAAGAACGGCTATTAAAGAATTACTGGAACTTGCAAAAACCAATAATAAAATAACTTTAGGGGAACTTAATGACCGTTTAAGCGAAATTGATTTAAATGTTGAGGACATTGAAAAAATCTACGAAAAGTTAGAAAAAATGGGTGTTGAAATTGTCAATGACCCTGAGAGTGACAATCCTGAAGATATGGACTTTAAAGAACAGGATGTTGAAGAAATTATTCTTCAGGACGGTGTTGGCATTGATGACCATGTCCGTATGTACTTAAAAGAAATAGGTAAAGTACCTCTTTTGTCAATGGAAGAAGAGATTATGTATGCTCAGCGTATGGCAGAAGGTGATGAAACTGCTAAGCAGATGCTTGCAGAAGCAAATTTAAGACTTGTTGTATCCATTGCTAAAAGGTATGTTGGAAGAGGTATGTTGTTTTTAGACTTAATTCAGGAAGGGAATTTAGGTCTGATTAAAGCGGTTGAAAAGTTTGATTTTACAAAAGGATTTAAATTTTCTACTTATGCTACATGGTGGATAAGGCAGGCGATTACAAGAGCTATTGCTGACCAGGCAAGAACTATAAGAATTCCTGTTCATATGGTAGAAACAATTAATAAACTTTTAAGAGTTTCAAGACAACTGTTACAGGAACTTGGCAGAGATCCAACTCCTGAAGAACTTTCAAAAGAACTTAATATGTCGGTTGAAAAGGTAAGAGAAATCCAGAAAATCAGTCAGGACCCTGTATCTTTGGAAACCCCTATCGGCGAAGAGGAGGACAGTCACCTTGGCGACTTTATTCAGGACTCAGATGCTCAATCTCCTGCAGATGCCGCAGCATATACCTTGCTTAAAGAACAGTTCCAGGAAGTTTTAGGAACATTAACACCTAGAGAAGCAAGAGTATTAAAACTCCGTTTCGGTTTGGAAGACGGGCAGATGCGTACTTTGGAAGAAGTAGGTAAAGAATTTAATGTTACAAGAGAAAGAATAAGGCAGATTGAAGCAAAAGCCTTAAGAAAATTAAGGCATCCATCAAGAAGTAAGAAATTAAAAGACTTCCTTAATTAG
- a CDS encoding O-acetylhomoserine aminocarboxypropyltransferase/cysteine synthase has translation MKIETKCLHSGYKPGNGDPRALPIYQSTTFTFDSTEYIGDLFDFSASAHFYSRLSNPTVAAVEDKIADLEGGIGALLTSSGQAATTISLLNILKSGDHFISSSTIYGGTYNLFNVTLRKLGIDVTFVDPELPIEELQKAVKPNTKAVFGETISNPTINVLDIEKFVKLAHDNNVPFIIDNTFATPVLLRPIEYGADIVIHSTTKYMDGHAIQVGGAIIDSGNFDWKKNGFTELYEPDESYHGLIYTEHFGKAAYIAKARAQMMRDYGMCQTANGAFLLNLGLETLPLRMAKHCENAEKVAEFFETRKEIKHVGYPTLKNDKNYELYKKYLPNGASGVIAIIIDGGKEKAVKFMDNLKLASNVVHVADIRTCVLHPASETHRQLSDEQLKEAGIDAGLIRVSVGLENIDDIIADFKQALDNI, from the coding sequence ATGAAAATAGAAACAAAATGTCTTCATTCCGGTTACAAACCGGGAAATGGTGACCCAAGAGCACTCCCGATATATCAAAGTACAACATTCACTTTTGATTCAACTGAATATATAGGCGATTTGTTCGACTTTTCAGCGAGCGCTCATTTTTACTCAAGACTTTCCAATCCGACTGTTGCAGCAGTTGAAGATAAAATTGCCGACTTAGAGGGTGGTATAGGCGCGCTTTTAACATCTTCAGGTCAGGCGGCTACAACTATTTCGCTTCTTAATATATTAAAAAGCGGAGACCATTTTATAAGTTCTTCAACCATCTACGGTGGTACATATAATTTATTTAATGTAACTCTAAGAAAACTTGGTATTGATGTTACTTTTGTAGACCCTGAACTTCCTATAGAAGAACTTCAGAAAGCGGTTAAACCTAATACAAAAGCAGTTTTTGGTGAAACTATTTCCAATCCTACAATAAATGTTTTGGATATTGAAAAGTTTGTTAAACTTGCTCATGATAATAATGTACCTTTTATTATCGACAATACTTTCGCAACACCTGTTTTACTAAGACCAATCGAATACGGAGCAGACATTGTTATTCACTCAACCACAAAATATATGGACGGCCATGCAATTCAGGTTGGCGGAGCGATTATTGACAGTGGTAATTTCGACTGGAAGAAGAATGGGTTTACCGAACTTTATGAGCCGGACGAATCATATCACGGACTTATCTATACCGAACATTTCGGTAAAGCAGCATATATAGCAAAAGCAAGGGCACAAATGATGAGAGATTATGGTATGTGCCAGACTGCAAACGGTGCATTCCTTCTTAACTTAGGGCTTGAAACACTGCCTTTAAGAATGGCTAAACACTGTGAAAACGCAGAAAAAGTTGCAGAATTTTTTGAAACAAGAAAAGAAATTAAGCATGTGGGCTATCCTACACTTAAAAATGATAAAAATTATGAACTTTATAAAAAATATCTGCCAAACGGTGCAAGTGGTGTAATTGCGATAATTATTGACGGCGGAAAAGAAAAAGCAGTTAAGTTTATGGATAATCTTAAATTAGCATCAAATGTTGTTCACGTTGCCGATATACGAACCTGCGTTTTACATCCTGCAAGTGAAACTCACAGACAACTCAGTGACGAACAGTTAAAAGAAGCAGGTATTGATGCAGGTCTTATAAGAGTTTCTGTAGGTCTTGAAAATATAGATGATATTATAGCCGACTTTAAGCAGGCACTTGATAATATTTAA